A region of the Vanrija pseudolonga chromosome 2, complete sequence genome:
ccgtgggcATTGCCGGCGTGCTTCTTGGGGGCAGACTTGTGCTTGTCCTTGTGGTTGTCCTTGGGGCCGTGCGTCGAGATCTGGTCATGGTGGTGCGATCAGCCACGGGGGACGGGGGGCACTACgggaggcggtggccgcCACAGTCAGCCACCTACCTTCTTGGGGAAGCCGGCCGACGCAGGGGTCGCGGGCGGAGTGTCGGCGAACAGGGCGCTGCGGTGGATCGAGGTAGTCGGGGATcctggggtgggggtgacgttgccgctcgagctgaggggcgacgaggggcgggacgaggcgaccgaggcggccgagctggtgggcggcggcgcacggAAGCCGACCTTCTCCCACAGGTCGGGGCGGACCGGGGGCTGCGAGTTCTTGGTGCTCGCGTGCTCGGTGGTGCAGCGCCACGCGAGGCCGTTGTACCAGcacacgacgccgacgtcaaaGTGGAGCGAGCGGCCCCAGTGGACCTTGCCGGTGATGGCgttgggcgtgggcggggccgagcggagcgagaaaaccgagctcgcgggcgagtcgggtgccgacgacgcggcgtgcACGCTTGCGTACGAGGCCGTACGCGAGAGGGGCGGCGTGCGGACACTGCCCGTAGgcaccttgggcttggggcgGGATCCCTTATGCTTGGGTCCGGGTCCCATGGTTGTTGaggttgcggcggcggcggggaacGAGAGTTGTTAAGAGAGGATATGGGTTTTCGACGTTATGAGCGGTGATGAGGAGCGCAGAGTACTACAGTACAGAGTTACAGGGGGAACACGACCCGTATGGGAGGTGAGTACAGTCAGACTGAACCAAAACAAAGAACGAAGGGGGGGGATGAGAGGGAGGAGAAGAGAGGGATGGTGATGGTGAGCAGACATTTTTTCAACGAagcggcgcggtgggggGGCATGCAGTGCAGTGCAGAGCAAGAGCATCAGCGTGTGCAGTGAGGGAGGGGAGTGTCTCGAGCGCTGGCTTTGGTGGGAGCAACGTCGGATGGCATCGCGAGTGCGTCGACCGCTTGGATCAGTTTCGAGGGAGGCGAGCGGCCTGGGACCTGCACGGGGCgtgggggggaggtggtTCCTGCGCAGGGTTgtgagctgctgctgcttgcgcgTCGTGTCAGAAAGTGGCATCAGCAGGAGCGgcgtcaaggacggcaaAGTGATGGGACTGATGAGTTGTGtcgtgatgatgatggtgaaGAGTGCGGTGTCAACAACATCACCTCGCTCCAAGGACGTCATATCGGgccggtcggcgtcggcgacctcctcgtcactgGCTGCCCTCTGCCCTCCCCAACCAACCGCCACATGAAACACACCCGCCCACACCGTGCCACCGTCCCCGTGCACCCCGGCGCAAGCGGGTGCTCctcgcgagctcgtccgacCGGGCCGTGGCCCTAGAAGATGGTCGTCGGCCCGCCGTGACTGGCCGTTATTCCCGCAgccgcgtggtggtggtggtgcgttGCCGGGGCTGCCGGGGGGTGCagtgccggccggccgacctcatcctccacctccccatACCGCGCTGATCTCGCCACTCTGCGGGTATGGCAGTCGGCGGATCTCtcgcaccgacgacgacgcggcttGGCAGCGAGTGCCAGCCGGGTGCTGTGTGCCGGTCGTGTGGTCAGTCGTTGGCCAGTCAGTCTCGTTACAACATCACTAGTATACATCGCTCCATACAGCCTTATGCCCCGCCTCACCTCTGCTCGTTGTTCAGCAGGGCGCGCTTACGCTCCACGCCCCAGCGGTACCCCGTCATCTTGCCCCCGGCCCCGAGTACGCGGTGGCAAGGGATgaccagcgcgaggcggttggtcgcgcacgcgcgggcCACGGCGCGGGTCGCGTTGGGGCGGCCCATAGATgtggcgagctgggcgtacGTGCGCGTCTCGCCGTGCGGGATGGCCGCGATCGCCGCCCACACGGCGCGCTGGAACGGCGTGCCCTCGAGCCCCTTGGGCAGGGACaggggcgcgccggcgtcgaggtgcgccgTGATGGCGTCGTGGTGCGTCtcgtgcgctgctgctgtcttGGCCGgtacgaggcggcggccggggaACGACGtcttgaggtcggcgagcgcttGGGCTGGCGTGTCGGCCAGCGCgatggccgcgagggcggttgagctcgtc
Encoded here:
- the ada_1 gene encoding Bifunctional transcriptional activator/DNA repair enzyme Ada, translated to MPRPTLSLSPITYTTAEHALGTVLIATSSTALAAIALADTPAQALADLKTSFPGRRLVPAKTAAAHETHHDAITAHLDAGAPLSLPKGLEGTPFQRAVWAAIAAIPHGETRTYAQLATSMGRPNATRAVARACATNRLALVIPCHRVLGAGGKMTGYRWGVERKRALLNNEQR